A genomic stretch from Pseudomonas alkylphenolica includes:
- the rluB gene encoding 23S rRNA pseudouridine(2605) synthase RluB, with product MSDKDLQETQPLPPSGEKLQKVLARIGVGSRRDVEAWISQGRIKVNGVDATLGQRVDLHDAISVDGRLIKREESAETVRRVIMYNKPDGEICTRDDPEGRPTVFDRLPRPKEGRWINIGRLDINTTGLLMFTTDGELANRLMHPSYEMDREYAVRVRGEVDEDMIARLKAGVVLEDGPARFTDIQEAPGGEGFNHWYHCVVMEGRNREVRRLWESQGLVVSRLKRVRFGPVFLNSDLPMGRWREMSQQEVDILAAEVGLTPVSMPVLNHKSKDKLERLQRKSTRPLGRGERVRTLRPAQEGAAAAERPARQPRGAEAERPARQPRGEAPRKDTGRGRSTVAERPSEMNKRGKPAPKRPGSTRNKPRP from the coding sequence ATGAGTGACAAAGACCTGCAAGAAACCCAGCCATTGCCGCCATCAGGCGAGAAACTGCAAAAAGTTCTCGCACGTATCGGCGTGGGTTCGCGTCGTGACGTCGAGGCCTGGATCAGCCAGGGCCGGATCAAGGTCAACGGCGTGGATGCCACCCTGGGTCAGCGCGTCGATCTGCATGATGCGATTTCCGTCGATGGCCGCCTGATCAAGCGCGAAGAGTCCGCCGAGACCGTGCGCCGGGTGATCATGTACAACAAACCCGATGGCGAGATCTGCACTCGCGACGACCCGGAAGGCCGTCCGACCGTGTTCGACCGCCTGCCACGGCCGAAAGAAGGCCGCTGGATCAACATCGGTCGCCTGGACATCAACACCACCGGCCTGCTGATGTTCACCACTGACGGTGAGCTGGCCAACCGTCTGATGCATCCTTCCTACGAAATGGACCGTGAGTACGCGGTGCGTGTGCGTGGTGAAGTCGACGAAGACATGATTGCCCGCCTCAAGGCCGGTGTCGTGCTCGAAGATGGCCCTGCGCGTTTCACCGATATCCAGGAAGCGCCTGGTGGCGAAGGCTTCAACCACTGGTACCACTGTGTGGTGATGGAAGGCCGTAACCGTGAAGTGCGTCGCCTGTGGGAATCCCAGGGCCTGGTGGTCAGCCGCCTGAAGCGCGTGCGTTTTGGTCCGGTGTTCCTCAACTCCGACCTGCCGATGGGCCGCTGGCGCGAAATGAGCCAGCAGGAAGTCGACATCCTCGCGGCTGAAGTTGGTCTGACCCCGGTGTCGATGCCAGTCCTGAACCACAAGTCCAAGGACAAACTGGAGCGTCTGCAGCGCAAGTCCACCCGTCCGCTGGGTCGTGGTGAGCGCGTGCGTACCCTGCGTCCGGCTCAGGAAGGTGCAGCTGCAGCCGAGCGTCCGGCCCGTCAACCGCGTGGTGCTGAAGCCGAACGTCCGGCTCGCCAGCCTCGTGGCGAAGCACCGCGCAAGGACACCGGCCGTGGCCGCAGCACCGTGGCGGAACGTCCGAGCGAGATGAACAAGCGTGGCAAGCCGGCCCCCAAGCGTCCAGGCAGCACCCGCAACAAGCCTCGCCCGTAA